In Lodderomyces elongisporus chromosome 1, complete sequence, a genomic segment contains:
- the PIB2 gene encoding Zn finger protein produces MLQVSSSTVSNEHQSDLHNNNQSDLESQSQPKPISKRLVTNNTDDNSFTSVVDSNSDSKNPSNTNNVAKSSSTNTKSTPTPTSTSTSTSKTLSRPSDTASTSSSKNNKFQDNQHHTANDQMSISTTRQQQTTHGKDKGEEPSIEKGSAKKDIAQQQQQEQQSQPQEQQQLPSPTSSSSRHSKNTPNESSKTPESSHQPTLNPTDQDQVSNSVNSRSDLMFAKKDLSRSRTQSFQSVLSTVSLKSLKQQHQQQLALTSTNSNNNNNNNNGIVGNNATASGPQLSRTNSMISSSQQQQQQQQQQQQLLRTNSGIYNNSSSKNFQSFIQAPVLSSITKNQRSTDELQIGQQEPFDDQASSSHTNDKIKRGKSESNINNKANSNINNDDDETLQQQRNLTINALKKLSLSPRPLTNPDDLNLHPSTAINHGVSSTSGGGKSKYQEPYQPAEVDLSSFASLTRQPRIATNNSSSSSNNNNNSGQSERIISPLVNKKPSLPKLPEGQLATIESTTANVDLHQYHQNLKESQMEAFERQQAQTNRFAQSQGNSNNNNNYNRQQQYSQQFQQHQQQQQQQQQQQQQQDQYNQPYRSQMLSNLTHSTTINQNQRVPAAVLPPYDLSSRRKPSNSALHTMSSQQHPQQGQQNQQQVNQQQQVNQQQQVNQQQQSQQSLQQQLVQNNLNQRAKAKHLQQINSLRNPMYVPAVLRVTQNGISNTSSRSGTNSPDMPSNSPVNRSSTPEAGFESHLQAFDQRRDQPTSTSSLRSTDSTISADSGSTAKFGNFSTLNKFLSTGTLNKKYDYMSRAPPTRKHWAKDETAQKCSIPSCPKQFNFFERRHHCRKCGQIFCNEHTSHYLYINHLAQFTTGGRGTLSKVCDNCITEYNDFISQEFGVQINSTRSLSPQRDVSHFSGGRSQNMNNNSNDSNIAAPAVPHHSVTGTDPNAPKRTQIQNFKDSISAGGNNSAKGGANDRGDQLVGSVPANWSWSSF; encoded by the coding sequence ATGTTGCAAGTATCGTCTTCAACTGTATCAAACGAACACCAGCTGGATCTTCATAACAATAATCAATCAGACTTAGAGTCACAATCACAACCTAAACCAATTAGCAAAAGACTTGTTACAAACAACACAGACGATAATTCTTTTACCTCCGTAGTTGACAGTAATAGTGACAGCAAAAACCCTAGCAACACTAATAACGTTGCAAagtcatcttcaacaaatacaaaatcgACACCGACACCGACGCTGACACTGACACTGACATCGAAAACATTATCACGACCATCAGACACAGCATCTACATCTAGTtcaaagaataataaatttCAGGACAATCAACATCACACAGCCAACGACCAGATGCTGATATCAACTACCAGGCAACAGCAGACTACTCATGGCAAAGATAAGGGAGAGGAGCCAAGTATAGAAAAAGGACTGGCAAAAAAGGACATTgcgcaacaacagcaacaagaacaacagtCCCAACCACAAGAACAACAGCAATTACCATCACCTACTTCATCTTCGTCTCGTCATAGCAAAAATACACCTAATGAATCATCAAAGACACCAGAGTCACTGCATCAACCAACATTAAACCCTACTGATCAAGACCAAGTTTCAAATTCTGTCAATAGCAGATCAGACTTGATGTTTGCCAAAAAAGACTTGAGTAGATCAAGAACTCAATCATTTCAATCGGTACTATCTACCGTCTCTTTAAAATCActtaaacaacaacaccaacaacaattagCTTTGACAAGTACCAatagtaacaacaacaacaacaacaacaacggtATAGTTGGTAACAATGCAACTGCTAGTGGACCTCAACTTAGTAGAACAAATAGCATGATTAGTAgttcacagcagcaacaacaacaacagcagcagcagcagcaactaTTACGTACTAACTCAGGAATATATAACAACAGTTCATCGAAGAATTTTCAATCGTTCATACAAGCACCAGTTTTGTCAAGTATCacaaaaaatcaaagactGACCGACGAACTACAGATTGGACAGCAAGAACCATTTGATGATCaggcttcttcttctcatACAAATGACAAGATAAAACGCGGCAAATCTGAGTCGAACATTAATAACAAGGCAAATTCTAATatcaataatgatgatgacgaaacTTTACAGCAACAACGGAATTTGACAATAAATGCATTAAAGAAGTTGAGTTTATCTCCACGTCCGCTTACAAACCCAGATGATCTCAATCTTCATCCTAGTACAGCGATTAACCATGGTGTTAGCAGTACAAGCGGTGGTGGAAAGTCGAAATACCAAGAGCCATATCAACCAGCAGAAGTTGACTTGTCTTCATTTGCAAGTCTTACAAGACAGCCAAGAATTGCAACAAATaatagcagcagcagtagcaacaacaacaacaacagcggTCAATCGGAAAGGATCATTAGTCCATTAGTCAATAAGAAGCCATCGTTGCCAAAGCTCCCCGAAGGGCAACTTGCTACAATCGAGTCCACAACTGCTAATGTTGATTTGCATCAGTATCATCAAAATTTAAAGGAGCTGCAAATGGAGGCGTTTGAAAGACAACAAGCCCAAACAAACAGATTTGCTCAGTCTCAAGGcaatagcaacaataataataattacaacaggcaacaacaatactcacaacaatttcaacaacatcagcagcaacaacaacaacaacagcagcagcagcagcagcaggaTCAGTATAATCAACCTTATAGACTGCAAATGCTTCTGAATTTGACGCATTCAACAACCATAAATCAGAATCAACGAGTGCCTGCGGCTGTATTACCCCCTTATGATTTGAGTTCGAGAAGAAAGCCCCTGAATTCTGCACTCCACACTATGAGTTCTCAACAACACCCACAACAAGGCCAGCAAAATCAGCAACAAGTAaaccaacagcaacaagtaaaccaacagcaacaagtaaatcaacagcaacaactgcaGCAGTCActccaacaacaattggtTCAAAATAACTTGAATCAAAGAGCAAAAGCTAAACACCTTCAACAAATCAATAGTCTTCGAAATCCCATGTATGTCCCCGCCGTTTTACGAGTGACTCAAAATGGAATTAGTAATACTTCAAGTCGATCAGGGACAAACTCTCCAGATATGCCATCAAACTCTCCAGTAAATCGTTCATCAACTCCCGAAGCTGGATTTGAGTCCCATCTACAAGCATTTGATCAACGTCGAGACCAGCCTACTAGCACATCTTCACTTAGATCTACCGACTCGACCATTTCTGCAGATTCAGGATCAACAGCCAAGTTTGGAAACTTCAGTACACTCAACAAATTCTTGAGTACTGGAACATTAAATAAGAAATATGACTATATGTCGCGAGCACCTCCCACGAGAAAGCACTGGGCCAAAGACGAAACAGCGCAAAAATGTAGTATACCTTCATGTCCTAAAcaattcaacttttttgaGCGAAGACACCATTGCAGAAAATGCGGACAGATATTCTGTAATGAACATACGTCTCATTATTTGTACATCAATCACTTGGCACAGTTTACTACTGGTGGCAGAGGCACATTGTCCAAAGTCTGCGATAATTGCATAACCGAGTACAACGATTTTATACTGCAAGAATTTGGAGTACAAATAAACAGCACAAGACTGTTATCTCCACAGAGAGATGTTAGTCATTTTAGTGGGGGTAGAAGCCAGAAcatgaacaacaacagcaatgaTAGCAATATCGCAGCACCTGCAGTCCCCCACCATTCCGTGACTGGAACGGATCCGAACGCACCAAAGAGAACACAAATCCAAAATTTCAAAGACAGTATATCTGCTGGAGGAAATAATAGTGCCAAAGGAGGGGCAAATGACCGTGGAGATCAATTGGTCGGAAGTGTTCCCGCCAATTGGAGTTGGAGTTCTTTTTAA
- the SDH3 gene encoding cytochrome b subunit of succinate dehydrogenase, Sdh3p, with protein sequence MISRIGLLNKQSLNLFTKSLARPQFQHQSHLINKSLVAFVAKRSISTVETSHNEEQEVLVAQRKNRPVSPHLQIYQPQLTWIMSSFHRITGVALAGAFYALTCTYAATSILGYHFDTQTLVSAFTSLPVALQYGIKALGAYPFVYHAANGIRHIIWDFGKELTIPGVYRTGYAVLGATAILGTALAFFY encoded by the coding sequence atgatttcTCGCATAGGTTTGTTAAATAAACAATCCCTTAATTTATTCACCAAGTCCCTTGCCAGGCCCCAATTCCAACATCAAAGTCACCTCATAAATAAGTCCCTTGTTGCATTTGTTGCCAAGAGATCTATCTCAACAGTCGAAACCTCTCACaatgaagaacaagaagttTTGGTTGCTCAACGTAAAAACAGACCAGTTTCTCCACATTTGCAAATTTACCAACCACAATTAACATGGATCATGTCAAGTTTCCATAGAATTACTGGTGTCGCTTTGGCTGGTGCTTTTTACGCTTTGACCTGTACTTATGCAGCTACTTCCATTTTGGGTTACCATTTTGATACTCAAACTTTAGTATCTGCATTCACTAGTTTACCTGTTGCTTTGCAATATGGTATTAAAGCATTAGGTGCTTACCCTTTTGTATATCATGCCGCTAATGGTATCAGACACATTATTTGGGATTTTGGTAAGGAATTAACCATTCCAGGTGTTTACAGAACAGGATATGCTGTTTTGGGAGCTACTGCTATCTTGGGTACCGCATTGGCATTCTTTTACTGA